A DNA window from Rubripirellula tenax contains the following coding sequences:
- a CDS encoding PEP-CTERM sorting domain-containing protein, which produces MKLLSVFAALFCVSAVALPANADMITITALDVRGTGVFGHDLNVSGVTVNGNAPSATNSLANPLDIVLTYSNLNLDGDASANDAVTFTIRGTRPTGNVTAMNQGLDAGFGNLDGLTVSVVNVSGTTTDLGNNIVFDGFTGANVAAGFNGAIDKAASINGTVVDLISAATGSFQFIQGPIDFALTPTLAFTDPVGNTNSAGGTLVARHYDLQFSTVAVPEPSSLALVGLAGGLIALRSRNKRSV; this is translated from the coding sequence ATGAAATTACTGAGTGTTTTCGCCGCCCTCTTCTGCGTTTCGGCCGTGGCACTGCCCGCCAATGCCGACATGATTACCATCACAGCCCTTGATGTGCGTGGAACCGGGGTTTTCGGCCATGATCTCAATGTCAGTGGCGTTACCGTCAATGGTAACGCCCCCTCAGCTACAAATAGCTTGGCCAATCCCCTCGACATCGTGCTGACCTATTCCAACTTGAATTTGGATGGAGATGCCAGTGCCAATGACGCTGTCACTTTTACAATTCGTGGAACGCGTCCAACGGGGAATGTGACAGCGATGAACCAAGGGCTTGATGCCGGATTTGGAAATTTGGACGGTCTTACGGTCAGTGTGGTCAATGTTTCAGGGACCACGACGGACCTCGGAAACAACATCGTCTTCGATGGATTCACAGGAGCCAATGTCGCGGCTGGTTTCAATGGTGCGATTGACAAAGCCGCTTCGATCAACGGGACAGTTGTTGACCTGATTTCCGCTGCGACTGGTTCGTTCCAGTTCATTCAGGGACCGATTGATTTCGCGTTGACGCCGACCCTGGCGTTCACCGATCCGGTTGGCAATACCAACAGTGCGGGCGGAACGCTTGTTGCGCGTCACTACGATCTACAGTTCAGCACCGTCGCTGTTCCCGAACCATCGTCATTGGCCCTCGTCGGCCTGGCTGGCGGATTGATTGCGTTACGCAGCAGAAATAAGCGATCGGTCTAA
- a CDS encoding DUF7932 domain-containing protein has protein sequence MPFSSSPDDSSPSFSDAGCFASDAETQLLGVIDISGRDGPNGHDGQNYYNSPATPGTRGMRGGDATDAVPGQHAGAAQLVLDYQRGDRSSGVLAIDGEVQPAGQTRSALRDQIAIGNEGYLYIRGTGGKGGNGGRGGDGGPGSQGYRGRNATRFTSGSNGGPGGDGGDAGEPTDGKPGGKGGVAIVSVDEANTGLLMLVKGNLVGGDLGFAGKSGRGGRGGPGGKGGSSYHWTETRTYRDSKGNTQTRTIMRSNPGGINGPSGRDGSTSRYRAKDAWSGNDGRFQIVVTDARGGSRTYDSPYDLDLVTFDVASEYTVLEPDSLVSIDNLTVRNCGGMPTPPNYTVRIFLESDDWLLVKSVDLEIKQSLAPEETYTFDTIGIRLRLGDYVVDDPRKRSFRLRHPVSPQASLESGIGRPFRNFENGEDLHVRFPIELMPITCLNSLAPGESTRVIWGVTNVGDETFDQKYLYRAVRSHLRLLGGDLDTNQIVFFGTDDAEFDLLSGAYENRVGELAPGATTVIETRIGIKDSANAIPYQGFALGVDLDLQRPKSSDDREKYRRVDYRKTFIRVSERYLREDGSRFLLIANEKTTTTDIDKWTQLADYFGSSLDVWDVSYYGFLDLVRAVDHDKSLLQQWSGMTIIIPNNYYETPSGSTVAFKQLAKSQFLRAAADHDINFYIVGDSRTGGEAMLGTSLIPVSDEKKPSQLKTQREFLKAVSKWNKYVARSQEIVGGVTGGAQDLADVSLGAVHEFDINRRTILFQPKAEWLEEEAKRLQRKLSKDDPLHRWIIVHRYDTGDTDTEWGFFKRRKIGKLEVRRTLDATKGSAVLFEVDGIDAIDRDFITSKANKHGIFLALKFEDKVDRFIRLVSERTFPRYNEQYIDRPMTDDEVRQIGGELVDSILTDLFNEQRVARTCRTWGRGGVRNIMPKLNYLAERSLNYGVTYRQMLENEVSLGLLYELIANVRYMAVKSKTVWDHAFIPTSFFKRSRAVSNYMMDRSDRIATNIFGRYPSWWDRITHAGDDYDPFGSSAKKEPQGIARKTADDRIAAIEKTLYAAKVGIEKYATAQDHPGLTYDPELLSEQTRVMTGKQYDELVQTEATATRLRYETEKAVRAERSDLLVPLQTPQAIETQTQVSVATPT, from the coding sequence TTGCCGTTTTCATCTTCCCCCGACGATTCTTCGCCTAGTTTCAGTGACGCCGGCTGCTTTGCGTCCGATGCCGAGACGCAGTTGTTGGGTGTGATCGACATCAGCGGTCGCGATGGGCCCAACGGTCACGACGGACAAAACTATTACAACTCGCCCGCCACACCGGGCACACGCGGGATGCGCGGCGGCGACGCGACCGATGCGGTCCCCGGCCAGCACGCCGGCGCGGCCCAATTGGTACTCGATTACCAGCGCGGTGACCGGTCCAGCGGTGTGCTGGCCATCGACGGTGAAGTCCAACCGGCCGGGCAAACACGATCGGCCTTGCGTGACCAAATTGCGATCGGCAACGAAGGCTATCTGTACATTCGCGGCACGGGGGGCAAAGGCGGAAACGGAGGACGCGGCGGCGACGGCGGCCCCGGCAGCCAAGGGTATCGTGGACGCAACGCGACTCGGTTCACGTCCGGGTCCAACGGCGGACCCGGTGGCGATGGCGGTGATGCAGGCGAACCGACCGACGGAAAACCGGGCGGCAAGGGTGGCGTCGCCATCGTTTCGGTCGACGAAGCAAACACGGGCCTATTGATGTTGGTCAAAGGCAACCTGGTCGGCGGCGACTTGGGCTTCGCCGGCAAAAGTGGTCGTGGTGGACGAGGCGGCCCCGGCGGAAAAGGCGGCAGCAGCTATCACTGGACCGAAACAAGAACGTACCGCGATTCAAAGGGCAACACGCAAACGCGGACCATCATGCGGTCCAACCCGGGCGGCATCAACGGCCCGTCCGGACGCGATGGATCGACGTCGCGGTACCGCGCCAAAGACGCGTGGTCGGGCAACGATGGTCGATTCCAAATCGTTGTCACCGATGCACGCGGCGGCAGCCGAACGTATGACTCGCCGTACGACTTGGATCTGGTCACGTTCGACGTCGCCAGCGAGTACACCGTCTTAGAACCCGATTCCCTGGTTTCGATCGACAACCTTACCGTTCGCAATTGCGGCGGAATGCCAACGCCGCCCAACTACACCGTTCGTATCTTCTTAGAAAGCGACGACTGGCTGCTCGTCAAGAGCGTCGATTTAGAAATCAAGCAATCGCTTGCACCGGAGGAAACGTACACGTTCGACACGATCGGCATTCGATTGCGATTGGGCGACTACGTCGTCGACGATCCCCGCAAGCGATCGTTCCGACTGCGACATCCGGTGTCGCCGCAAGCGAGTCTCGAGAGCGGTATCGGGCGTCCGTTTCGCAACTTCGAAAATGGCGAAGACCTGCACGTCCGCTTTCCCATCGAATTGATGCCGATCACGTGTTTGAACAGTTTGGCGCCGGGCGAATCGACCCGAGTCATCTGGGGCGTCACCAATGTTGGTGACGAGACGTTCGACCAGAAGTATCTGTATCGCGCCGTACGATCGCACCTTCGGTTGTTGGGCGGTGACTTGGACACCAACCAAATCGTTTTCTTCGGCACCGATGATGCGGAATTCGACCTGCTATCCGGGGCCTATGAAAATCGCGTCGGCGAATTGGCACCCGGCGCGACCACGGTCATCGAGACGCGGATCGGCATCAAAGATTCGGCCAACGCGATTCCGTATCAAGGGTTCGCTCTGGGCGTCGACTTGGATTTGCAACGACCCAAGTCGAGCGACGACCGCGAAAAGTATCGCCGGGTCGATTATCGCAAGACGTTCATTCGAGTTTCCGAACGTTACCTGCGCGAAGACGGCTCACGTTTCTTGCTGATCGCCAACGAAAAGACGACGACCACCGACATCGACAAATGGACCCAGCTTGCCGATTACTTCGGCAGCAGTTTGGATGTGTGGGATGTTTCCTATTATGGATTCCTTGACTTGGTCCGCGCCGTCGATCACGACAAATCGCTGCTGCAACAATGGTCGGGGATGACCATCATCATTCCCAATAACTATTACGAGACACCCTCGGGATCGACGGTCGCTTTCAAGCAGTTGGCCAAGAGTCAGTTCCTGCGGGCGGCGGCCGACCATGACATCAATTTTTACATCGTCGGCGACTCACGAACGGGCGGCGAAGCGATGCTGGGCACGTCCTTGATTCCGGTCAGCGACGAAAAGAAGCCGAGTCAGTTGAAGACGCAGCGTGAATTTTTGAAAGCGGTCAGCAAGTGGAACAAGTACGTCGCCCGCAGCCAGGAAATCGTCGGCGGCGTGACCGGCGGCGCGCAAGACTTGGCCGACGTGTCGCTAGGCGCGGTTCACGAATTCGACATCAATCGCCGGACGATTCTTTTTCAACCGAAGGCCGAGTGGCTCGAGGAGGAAGCGAAACGATTGCAACGCAAACTGTCCAAAGACGATCCGCTGCACCGCTGGATCATCGTTCACCGCTATGACACCGGCGACACCGATACGGAGTGGGGATTCTTCAAACGTCGTAAGATCGGCAAACTGGAAGTGCGCCGAACCCTCGATGCAACCAAGGGGTCGGCGGTGTTGTTCGAAGTCGACGGAATTGACGCGATCGATCGTGACTTCATCACCAGCAAAGCTAACAAGCACGGCATTTTCTTGGCATTGAAGTTCGAAGACAAAGTCGATCGTTTCATTCGATTGGTCAGCGAACGGACGTTTCCCCGCTACAACGAACAATACATCGACCGACCGATGACCGACGACGAAGTGCGCCAAATCGGTGGCGAGTTGGTGGATTCGATTTTGACGGATCTGTTCAATGAACAACGCGTCGCCCGGACGTGCCGAACATGGGGCCGCGGCGGCGTGCGCAACATCATGCCAAAGCTGAATTACTTGGCCGAGCGATCGCTCAACTACGGCGTCACGTATCGCCAGATGCTCGAAAACGAAGTCAGTCTGGGGCTGCTGTATGAATTGATTGCCAACGTGCGATACATGGCGGTAAAGTCAAAAACGGTTTGGGATCATGCTTTCATTCCTACGTCGTTCTTCAAACGAAGTCGCGCCGTGTCGAATTACATGATGGACCGATCCGATCGGATCGCGACGAACATCTTTGGTCGCTACCCGAGTTGGTGGGACCGGATCACGCACGCCGGCGACGACTACGACCCGTTTGGCAGTTCGGCAAAGAAAGAACCGCAGGGCATCGCCCGCAAGACCGCGGATGATCGGATCGCCGCGATCGAGAAAACGCTTTACGCGGCCAAAGTCGGCATCGAGAAGTACGCCACCGCGCAAGACCATCCGGGGCTGACGTACGACCCGGAATTGTTGAGCGAACAGACGCGGGTGATGACGGGCAAGCAGTACGACGAACTGGTTCAAACCGAAGCCACGGCGACTCGATTACGGTACGAAACCGAGAAGGCGGTCAGGGCCGAGCGATCCGATTTGCTGGTGCCCCTGCAAACGCCGCAGGCGATCGAGACTCAAACGCAAGTCTCCGTCGCGACGCCAACTTGA
- a CDS encoding acyl-CoA thioesterase, whose protein sequence is MREHTTQLRVRYDECDPMGLVHHSRYLQYFEIGRTELLRASGGRYRSMEEAGQFVVVVRVDCRYRSSAKYDDLIDIHTRIAKVTAAKIIHDYSITRDGTALVEATVTLGVIDRDGKLQRVPEELQKLYANTV, encoded by the coding sequence ATGCGAGAACATACGACCCAATTACGCGTCCGCTACGACGAATGTGACCCCATGGGGTTGGTGCATCATTCGCGGTACTTGCAGTATTTCGAAATCGGTCGGACTGAGCTGCTGCGCGCCAGCGGCGGTCGGTATCGGTCGATGGAGGAAGCGGGCCAGTTCGTGGTCGTCGTCCGCGTCGATTGCCGGTATCGCAGTTCCGCCAAGTACGATGACCTGATCGATATCCACACGCGGATCGCGAAAGTCACCGCCGCCAAAATCATCCACGACTACTCGATCACTCGCGACGGCACCGCACTGGTCGAGGCAACGGTGACGTTGGGAGTCATCGACCGTGACGGTAAACTGCAACGCGTCCCCGAAGAACTGCAAAAGTTGTACGCCAACACCGTTTAG
- a CDS encoding sigma-70 family RNA polymerase sigma factor, whose product MTDSPHEVSILLQRVKSGDESAKEALFTELQSELRGMAAALMSRERPDHTLQATALVNEACLRLLDSDAVANAADRRYFFGMANRAMRQILVDNARARRTTKRGGEYTRGSLDIVLDNFEASNQCDFVDLEASLDELEKDSPRQREVIELRFFSGLSIPEVAEVLDVSVATVERDWRLARAKLYQSLRGE is encoded by the coding sequence ATGACTGATTCGCCTCACGAAGTCTCAATTCTGCTTCAGCGGGTTAAATCGGGCGACGAGTCGGCCAAGGAAGCGTTGTTCACCGAACTGCAAAGCGAGCTGCGAGGAATGGCGGCGGCGCTGATGAGTCGCGAACGACCCGATCACACGTTGCAGGCGACGGCGCTGGTGAACGAAGCCTGTTTGCGGTTGCTCGATTCCGACGCGGTCGCCAATGCCGCCGACCGACGTTACTTCTTCGGAATGGCGAACCGCGCGATGCGACAAATTCTGGTCGATAACGCCCGAGCCCGACGGACAACCAAGCGAGGCGGCGAGTACACGCGTGGCTCGTTGGATATCGTGCTGGACAATTTCGAAGCCAGCAACCAATGTGACTTCGTCGATCTGGAAGCGTCATTGGACGAACTGGAAAAAGACTCGCCTCGTCAACGCGAAGTGATCGAACTGAGGTTCTTCTCGGGGTTGTCGATTCCCGAAGTTGCCGAAGTCTTGGACGTTAGCGTGGCCACCGTCGAGCGAGATTGGCGACTGGCACGAGCCAAGCTGTACCAGAGTCTTCGGGGCGAGTGA
- a CDS encoding PDZ domain-containing protein: MKRFLIAAALLAFTTNTLPAQDAPAPPVAEAPVADEWGMTLTEMPELLRMHLPLLRPHKGMVVESVAEGSRAAELGLRVGDILTEIDQRPVQAASDLGNANPRIGLMVIRRGVPKMLVAGMGNRPGAMLPNVNRFPVIQPNRPAMGRSFSPLGTSPGTRSSASSSVSSSVSGNGESVSVSQNGDQIMLDIASSDPNVGRVRMSGTIAEIQDQLENGELSDGAKAAVRRALRGTP; the protein is encoded by the coding sequence ATGAAACGCTTTCTTATCGCCGCCGCCTTGCTGGCTTTCACCACAAACACGTTGCCTGCCCAAGATGCCCCGGCGCCGCCCGTGGCGGAAGCTCCCGTTGCCGACGAATGGGGAATGACGCTGACCGAGATGCCAGAACTGTTGCGGATGCACCTGCCGCTGCTTCGCCCCCACAAAGGAATGGTGGTCGAGAGCGTTGCCGAGGGCAGTCGAGCCGCCGAGTTGGGCCTGCGGGTCGGCGATATCCTTACCGAAATCGACCAACGGCCCGTTCAAGCGGCTTCAGATCTTGGGAATGCGAACCCGCGAATCGGATTGATGGTGATCCGACGCGGCGTTCCAAAAATGTTGGTTGCTGGCATGGGGAACCGGCCGGGAGCGATGCTGCCCAACGTGAACCGGTTCCCAGTCATCCAGCCCAACCGACCCGCGATGGGCCGCAGCTTCTCGCCCTTGGGCACGTCGCCGGGAACCCGTTCATCAGCGTCCTCGTCGGTTTCCTCGTCCGTTTCCGGTAACGGAGAATCGGTTTCGGTCAGCCAGAACGGCGACCAAATCATGCTGGACATCGCATCGTCGGACCCCAACGTCGGACGCGTCCGAATGAGCGGCACGATCGCTGAAATTCAGGACCAACTTGAAAACGGCGAACTGAGCGACGGCGCCAAAGCCGCGGTACGCCGTGCCCTGCGGGGCACCCCTTGA
- a CDS encoding protein kinase domain-containing protein, protein MSKPNPSSAERVESIFFDALDLPTSDRAAFVEQECGGDDDLKSKVNALLAADEAAGGDEFLESAFIGKQFVDEVAVPSSVDESPDGDGETHRFKVLARHQQGGLGEVLIALDQQLGREVAIKQIQPKWQNNPEARKRFVQEAEVTGRLEHPGIVPVYAMGTWPDGRRFYAMRFIQGGTLKQTIADYHNCDLHDTPSVKLLGLRQLLGKFIDVCNTISYAHSREILHRDIKPANIMVGPYGETLVVDWGLAKLLDPAQSESMTQVFMDEIRQNNEDDDSAPSHAVGTVGTPQYMSPEQADGRIDEISTRTDIYLLGSTLYEILAGLPPHRDDSIKRLLPRIVAGDFPRPSEIVADVPPALQAICLKAMSRFPSNRYRRVSDLATDIERWLADEPVSVHRDSPSVRIGRWIRGHRTLAYSAAVAATLVTVGSISGSAIWNTLKAKQFRIERENNANAMALDAVSARRLIELRTSAQGAINLAKKEVAADRFSSALSVLDRAIDSLDEETQLREIQDETVQKAIELSRIVDFYQYADETSLYNVLARDSRSIAACRASLESLGVWDHPDWWFHLPASDLSPEQTDRLRWDVYQQWMLLDAMLIKTAGTRLTGIGRITSSGGLFGATRRFLRTNEGKSECQSAEVVSQRIEMFRRSEAAHWYRRAAEFRLMKGSRLAASELGLTQTATDSHGLGVLSMIAAMDPNFELFFRNYQGDDSLVTSRDLFLRASTQRPNHYWTSLALAQVEFLMAQRDGGNDPRQFDAAIQAIGRCIAMDPQKCFAFADRSSIYRAQARLIGRLPAADSQFDAADRKRRAAELRRWSLADATEADRLSRNQVEGEQPWVGWQHGLAIYDSGSEDAACVERAIDRFIETSKLTLALVPIVDASLVRADDLRGREEAADVVETMADRLADDAKYPALLASIRLGQNRLDESRRAAETALQRSPDSAHAHAVAGLLELQDERPSATQVAAAGEHFTAAKRIDPNHDWVNWGIGKCFEHRNRLAEAMTAYREAFAKGRTADHRAAALLGQARVLGATQRYEESKTLIERARVLEPATDLMLTVIRPLGMRYGSLQKVAPEDPKLPAMKTFLEALVKIPRASEFEVPIDSEGPFRAAVLNGGFELGSTRYWTDDAGGRVVRDDSHDGDQCLMIPAASGGNVTQVFPVQPASEYKIEVWMKTVDSRPATCRVWIDAAKVIEVQPAADQWTVAKGDFRTTDQTWPPVNDAELRIEVSGAGGIKLDDVQAWWTPE, encoded by the coding sequence GTGAGCAAACCCAATCCATCGAGCGCCGAGCGCGTGGAATCGATCTTCTTCGACGCGCTCGATTTGCCCACCAGCGATCGAGCAGCCTTCGTTGAACAGGAATGCGGCGGAGACGACGATTTAAAGTCGAAAGTCAACGCCTTGCTGGCTGCCGACGAAGCAGCCGGTGGCGACGAGTTTTTGGAATCCGCTTTCATCGGCAAGCAGTTCGTCGACGAGGTCGCCGTCCCGTCGTCGGTCGACGAATCGCCCGACGGTGACGGTGAAACACATCGTTTCAAAGTCCTTGCTCGACATCAACAGGGTGGATTGGGCGAAGTGTTGATCGCGCTCGATCAACAACTCGGCCGCGAAGTCGCGATCAAGCAGATCCAACCGAAATGGCAGAACAATCCCGAAGCTCGCAAGCGATTCGTTCAAGAAGCCGAAGTTACCGGGCGGTTGGAACACCCCGGAATTGTTCCCGTTTATGCGATGGGAACCTGGCCCGATGGACGCCGTTTTTATGCGATGCGATTCATTCAGGGCGGCACACTCAAGCAAACCATTGCCGACTACCACAACTGCGATCTTCATGACACACCATCTGTGAAACTACTTGGGCTGCGTCAATTGCTGGGTAAGTTCATCGATGTTTGCAACACGATCAGCTACGCCCACAGCCGCGAGATTCTGCACCGCGACATCAAGCCAGCCAACATCATGGTCGGTCCCTATGGCGAAACACTGGTGGTGGATTGGGGATTGGCGAAGTTGCTCGATCCGGCGCAAAGCGAGTCCATGACCCAAGTGTTCATGGACGAGATTCGACAAAACAACGAGGACGACGATTCGGCACCGTCACATGCTGTCGGCACCGTGGGCACGCCCCAGTACATGAGCCCCGAACAGGCCGACGGCCGGATCGACGAAATCAGCACGCGAACGGATATCTATTTGTTGGGATCGACGCTGTACGAAATTCTGGCGGGACTGCCGCCACACCGTGACGACTCGATCAAGCGACTGTTGCCTCGCATCGTCGCCGGAGACTTCCCACGGCCTTCTGAAATCGTCGCCGATGTTCCACCGGCGCTGCAGGCGATTTGCTTAAAAGCCATGTCGCGATTCCCGTCCAATCGTTATCGACGTGTTTCCGACTTAGCGACGGACATCGAACGATGGTTGGCGGACGAACCCGTTTCGGTCCATCGCGATTCACCGTCGGTGCGGATCGGTCGGTGGATTCGTGGGCACCGCACGCTGGCCTATTCGGCGGCCGTTGCGGCGACGTTGGTCACGGTCGGATCGATTTCGGGCTCAGCAATCTGGAACACATTGAAGGCGAAACAGTTTCGCATCGAAAGAGAGAACAATGCCAATGCGATGGCGCTCGATGCCGTATCGGCAAGACGACTGATCGAACTTCGGACGTCGGCCCAAGGTGCAATCAATCTGGCGAAAAAGGAAGTCGCTGCCGACCGATTCTCATCCGCATTGAGCGTGCTCGACCGCGCGATCGACTCGCTGGACGAAGAAACCCAGTTACGCGAAATCCAAGACGAAACGGTTCAGAAGGCGATCGAGCTGAGCCGCATCGTCGACTTCTATCAATACGCAGACGAAACGAGTCTTTACAACGTGCTTGCGCGTGACAGTCGTTCGATTGCGGCTTGTCGCGCATCGCTGGAATCGCTTGGTGTCTGGGATCATCCCGACTGGTGGTTTCATTTGCCGGCGAGCGACCTTTCGCCGGAACAAACAGACCGACTTCGTTGGGATGTTTACCAACAGTGGATGTTGCTGGACGCGATGCTGATCAAGACCGCCGGAACCCGGCTGACGGGTATCGGCAGGATCACTTCAAGCGGCGGACTATTTGGTGCAACACGGCGATTTTTGCGGACGAACGAAGGGAAAAGCGAATGCCAATCGGCGGAAGTCGTCAGCCAGCGGATCGAAATGTTTCGACGTTCCGAGGCCGCCCACTGGTATCGCCGCGCGGCCGAGTTTCGGTTGATGAAGGGGTCACGGTTGGCCGCCAGCGAACTTGGATTGACCCAGACTGCGACCGATTCGCACGGCTTGGGTGTGCTGTCGATGATTGCGGCGATGGACCCAAATTTCGAGCTATTCTTTCGCAATTACCAAGGTGACGATTCCTTGGTCACGTCGCGAGACTTGTTCCTTCGCGCGTCGACCCAGCGCCCCAATCATTACTGGACCAGTCTGGCGCTCGCGCAGGTCGAGTTTCTGATGGCCCAGCGAGACGGTGGCAATGACCCCCGCCAATTCGACGCCGCAATCCAGGCCATCGGGCGATGCATAGCAATGGATCCGCAGAAGTGTTTTGCGTTCGCCGATCGTTCGTCGATCTATCGCGCCCAAGCAAGGTTGATCGGACGATTGCCGGCAGCCGATTCGCAGTTCGATGCGGCCGACCGCAAACGCCGAGCCGCAGAACTTCGCCGCTGGAGTTTAGCGGACGCGACAGAAGCCGATCGGTTGTCACGCAACCAAGTCGAGGGCGAACAACCGTGGGTCGGTTGGCAACACGGATTGGCGATCTACGATTCGGGTTCCGAAGACGCCGCATGCGTCGAAAGAGCGATCGATCGGTTCATCGAGACTTCGAAATTGACTCTCGCGTTAGTTCCGATTGTCGATGCATCGTTGGTCCGCGCCGATGATTTGAGAGGACGTGAAGAAGCGGCTGATGTGGTCGAAACGATGGCCGATCGATTGGCCGATGATGCAAAGTATCCCGCGTTGCTGGCGTCGATTCGATTGGGTCAAAATCGATTGGACGAATCGCGACGGGCTGCTGAAACGGCGCTGCAGCGATCACCTGATTCGGCCCACGCACATGCCGTGGCGGGACTGCTGGAATTGCAAGACGAACGACCCAGCGCCACACAGGTCGCCGCGGCGGGGGAACATTTCACCGCCGCAAAGAGAATCGATCCCAATCATGACTGGGTCAATTGGGGTATCGGGAAGTGTTTCGAACACCGCAATCGACTCGCCGAAGCAATGACGGCGTATCGCGAAGCCTTTGCCAAAGGGCGAACGGCCGACCATCGGGCGGCGGCCCTGCTGGGACAAGCAAGAGTCTTGGGTGCGACCCAGCGGTACGAGGAATCGAAAACGTTGATTGAGCGCGCACGCGTATTGGAACCGGCGACCGATTTGATGCTGACCGTCATTCGACCGCTGGGGATGCGCTACGGGTCACTGCAAAAAGTTGCACCGGAGGACCCGAAACTGCCGGCGATGAAAACCTTTTTGGAAGCGTTGGTGAAGATTCCTCGCGCCAGTGAATTTGAAGTCCCCATTGACAGCGAGGGGCCATTCCGGGCGGCTGTGCTGAACGGTGGGTTTGAACTCGGGTCGACCCGCTATTGGACCGACGACGCGGGCGGTCGTGTCGTTCGAGACGACTCGCATGACGGCGATCAATGCTTGATGATTCCAGCGGCAAGCGGTGGAAACGTCACTCAAGTGTTCCCCGTCCAACCGGCATCCGAATACAAGATCGAGGTTTGGATGAAGACGGTTGATAGCCGTCCGGCGACGTGTCGCGTTTGGATCGACGCAGCGAAGGTCATCGAAGTCCAACCGGCGGCTGATCAGTGGACCGTTGCCAAAGGGGATTTCCGAACCACCGACCAGACTTGGCCGCCTGTGAACGATGCCGAGCTGCGGATCGAGGTTTCGGGGGCAGGCGGGATTAAGCTGGACGACGTCCAGGCCTGGTGGACCCCGGAGTAG